In Cryptomeria japonica chromosome 10, Sugi_1.0, whole genome shotgun sequence, a genomic segment contains:
- the LOC131038511 gene encoding pentatricopeptide repeat-containing protein At2g03880, mitochondrial, producing the protein MNIHQSITEGGFLLDAVVGSALADMYAKCGNIDKALELFDSMSQKDVISWISMIAGYVQNRFGEKALETFKQLQLAGVKPDSSTFASILPVCAQIGALELGVKTNATTFSGILPACAKLGALEQGYVQNGFYKDALNFFELMKDSGTSPDIVSFACVLFACSHASLVDEGCTYFNCMSLNGIKPTVDHYVCMVDLLARVGYLEDTLNFIIKMPVKHEVVVWMCFLGACRSHKIIGLGVFTSTLLLDFDPKNAATYVLLSNIYAEVGRWGEVQMVRKLMKDRGIIKIPGCSWIADHKTVHAFCVGDRSHPHTEKIYKKLKELAYEMKAAGYLPDSRHSLNNVEEEEKELFLCHHSEKLAIAFGLLNTPPEKTIRVVKNLRVCTDCHTAKQNLSPKSLEEKLL; encoded by the exons atgaacatccatcaaagcataacggaagGGGGATTTCTGTTGGATGCTGTAGTTGGAAGTGCCCTggcagacatgtatgcaaaatgtggaaacatagacaAGGCACTTGAATTATTCGACAGCATGTCTCAaaaagatgtcatctcatggatttccatgattgcaggatatgttcAAAATAGGTTTGGTGAAAAAGCCTTGGAAACTTTCAAACAACTGCAATTGGCGGGTGTAAAGCCAGACTCctcaacctttgccagcatcctccctgtgtGTGCTCAAATTGGAGCTTTGGAACTGG GTGTAAAGACAAATGCCACAACCTTTTCCGGCATCCTTCCAGCCTGTGCCAAattaggagctttggaacagg GatatgtacaaaatggattttatAAGGATGctctcaatttttttgaattaatgaAGGATTCTGGAACATCTCCTGACATTGTAAGCTTTGCTTGTGTTCTATTTGCATGCAGCCATGCAAGTTTAGTGGATGAGGGTTGTACATACTTCAATTGCATGAGTCTGAATGGCATTAAACCTACAGTTGATCATTATGTGTGCATGGTTGACCTTCTTGCGCGTGTTGGCTATCTTGAGGACACACTAAACTTTATCATTAAGATGCCTGTTAAACATGAGGTGGTTGTGTGGATGTGTTTTCTTGGTGCCTGTAGATCACATAAGATTATAGGCTTAGGAGTATTTACATCAACACTGCTTCTTGATTTTGATCCTAAAAATGCTGCGACTTATGTTTTACTCTCAAACATTTATGCAGAAGTGGGCAGATGGGGTGAAGTTCAAATGGTAAGGAAATTGATGAAAGACAGAGGAATTATAAAGATCCCTGGATGTAGTTGGATTGCAGACCATAAAACGGTACATGCTTTTTGTGTAGGAGACAGATCACATCCACATACAGAGAAGATCTATAAAAAGTTGAAGGAATTGGCTTACGAGATGAAGGCAGCAGGGTATCTTCCAGATTCAAGACATTCACTTAATAAtgtggaagaggaggaaaaagaattaTTTCTCTGCCACCATAGCGAAAAGTTGGCAATTGCATTTGGTTTGTTAAACACACCTCCTGAAAAAACTATTAGAGTTGTTAAAAATCTTCGAGTATGTACTGATTGTCACACTGCAAAACAAAATTTATCTCCAAAATCATTGGAAGAGAAATTGTTGTGA